A stretch of the Haloarcula ordinaria genome encodes the following:
- a CDS encoding mechanosensitive ion channel family protein, translated as MFLQASFTDMITETIGDVIAYIPTIVGVLLILVVGYIIGRVLGGIVTRVVQRIGLDKFAKGTALSSSGDDGLARALGKLVAYYVYFVTVVAAASVLEIDALSSLLADLGSFLPVILGAIVVLVIGFIVGRFVGSAVADLVGSFGIGPYLRGTPFERFGDTEGEFGRLVGTVVTYYIYLLTLVAVADIIEIGPLSELLNTFAGYFPALVAGLLVLLVGIWLAERVAALISGTDESRAMDLAGLAVKILIYYITITIALGTVGFEIDPLTSLFTTFMVAFLGALALALAIGIGVAVGLGGKDYVAENIDGWMGQARSVAELDESESGDSTE; from the coding sequence ATGTTCCTCCAGGCATCGTTCACAGACATGATCACGGAGACCATCGGTGACGTCATCGCGTACATCCCGACGATCGTCGGGGTACTCCTCATACTCGTCGTCGGGTACATCATCGGGCGTGTCCTCGGCGGTATCGTGACGCGAGTGGTCCAGCGAATCGGGCTCGACAAGTTTGCGAAAGGGACCGCACTGAGTTCGTCCGGCGATGACGGACTCGCTCGCGCGCTCGGGAAACTCGTGGCGTACTACGTCTACTTCGTGACCGTCGTCGCCGCCGCGAGCGTCCTGGAGATCGACGCGCTCTCGTCGCTGCTCGCTGACCTCGGGTCGTTCCTCCCGGTCATCCTCGGCGCCATCGTCGTGCTCGTCATCGGGTTCATCGTCGGCCGGTTCGTCGGGAGCGCCGTCGCCGACCTGGTCGGGAGTTTCGGCATCGGGCCGTACCTCCGGGGAACGCCCTTCGAGCGGTTCGGCGACACCGAGGGCGAGTTCGGCCGCCTCGTCGGAACCGTCGTCACCTACTACATCTACCTCCTGACGCTGGTCGCCGTCGCAGACATCATCGAAATCGGGCCGCTGTCGGAACTACTGAACACCTTCGCAGGCTACTTCCCGGCGCTCGTCGCGGGACTGCTGGTGTTACTGGTCGGGATCTGGCTCGCAGAGCGGGTCGCCGCGCTCATCAGCGGCACTGACGAGAGCCGCGCGATGGACCTCGCCGGCCTCGCAGTGAAGATACTCATCTACTACATCACCATCACCATCGCGCTCGGGACGGTCGGGTTCGAGATCGACCCGCTGACGAGTCTGTTCACCACGTTCATGGTCGCCTTCCTCGGCGCTTTGGCGCTCGCACTGGCCATCGGAATCGGCGTCGCCGTCGGTCTCGGTGGGAAAGACTACGTCGCCGAGAACATCGACGGCTGGATGGGGCAGGCCCGGTCGGTTGCCGAGTTGGACGAGAGCGAATCCGGCGACAGCACCGAATAA
- a CDS encoding BGTF surface domain-containing protein, translating into MRLRAFALVGLLLGTVVLGAAPAAADQTATIDAESLPLHADDRQVVRGETTVSPGSELTVRLRSSNASNPFLYQESTRVLQDGTFAATFDVSQVPANVSVNLVVHSDGETLVERDSRVVACDGNCSDPAPPTPEPTPEPTETEWEGSGFDVRRVTTVEQGATATIPLSMEGVEVATVSIGGPDVNYVINATVTDGDADGEAQVLFNTSNAGTDGATLTVADPDDDLTVTNDEPALPSTLDPADYEIRLYEGVGTAGQPAALGTLSVTDDGTTDTKYNVSEGPEFGFEQSIVRTRQGETARIEISLRSAPAATVSIGGPESGYEINATVRDGDGDDRVTLLFDTGAAGHDGSTLSTAGDADSVTVEPGSEVALDTRLDAGDYDLSLARGTAIDADVDDIGTLVVQPSGDETSPTATQTAALSDSDTPSRQSSGALGAGLGSLAIGGILAAAAAVLLLRSFVA; encoded by the coding sequence GTGAGACTCCGAGCGTTCGCACTTGTCGGGCTCTTGCTCGGCACGGTCGTCCTCGGTGCCGCCCCAGCCGCCGCCGACCAGACGGCGACGATCGACGCGGAGAGCCTCCCGCTCCACGCCGACGACCGGCAGGTCGTCAGGGGCGAGACGACCGTCAGTCCGGGGTCGGAACTGACCGTTCGCCTCCGGTCGAGTAACGCCAGCAACCCCTTCCTCTATCAGGAGTCCACCCGCGTCCTCCAGGACGGGACGTTCGCCGCGACGTTCGACGTGAGCCAGGTCCCCGCCAACGTCAGCGTCAACCTCGTGGTCCACTCCGATGGCGAGACGCTCGTCGAGCGGGACAGCAGGGTCGTCGCGTGTGACGGCAACTGTTCGGACCCGGCACCCCCGACGCCCGAGCCTACCCCCGAACCGACGGAGACGGAGTGGGAGGGGTCGGGATTCGACGTACGACGGGTCACGACGGTCGAACAGGGCGCCACTGCGACCATCCCGCTCTCGATGGAGGGAGTCGAGGTGGCCACCGTCTCCATCGGCGGTCCGGACGTGAACTACGTCATCAACGCGACGGTGACCGACGGGGACGCCGACGGCGAAGCGCAGGTGCTGTTCAATACCAGCAACGCGGGGACCGACGGCGCGACGCTCACCGTCGCAGATCCCGACGACGACCTGACGGTGACGAACGACGAACCGGCCCTCCCGTCGACGCTCGATCCGGCTGACTACGAGATTCGCCTGTACGAGGGCGTCGGAACTGCCGGGCAACCGGCCGCCCTCGGCACGCTCTCTGTCACCGACGACGGAACGACGGACACGAAGTACAACGTCTCCGAGGGCCCCGAGTTCGGGTTCGAACAGAGCATCGTCCGCACGCGACAGGGCGAGACGGCTCGAATCGAAATCTCGCTCAGGAGCGCACCCGCCGCTACCGTCTCCATCGGTGGTCCGGAATCCGGGTACGAGATCAACGCGACGGTCCGTGACGGCGACGGGGACGACCGCGTGACGCTGTTGTTCGACACTGGTGCCGCCGGTCACGACGGTTCGACGCTGTCGACGGCGGGAGATGCCGACAGCGTGACGGTCGAACCCGGGTCGGAGGTCGCCCTCGACACGCGCCTCGACGCGGGCGACTACGACCTCTCGCTGGCCCGTGGGACCGCCATCGACGCTGACGTCGACGACATCGGGACGCTCGTCGTCCAGCCGAGCGGTGACGAGACGTCCCCGACGGCGACGCAGACGGCCGCGCTGTCGGATTCGGATACCCCGTCGCGCCAGTCGAGTGGTGCCCTCGGTGCCGGGCTCGGCTCGCTCGCTATCGGGGGCATTCTGGCTGCCGCCGCGGCGGTGCTGCTGCTCCGGTCGTTCGTCGCCTGA
- a CDS encoding ArsR/SmtB family transcription factor: protein MSGLIDQIQQRTAAPDETPRVLDVDERATDEVLDALASDTGRALFRTLFDQPGTPSEIAERCDTSVQNVHYHVTNLREAGLIEPIETVYSEKGNEMTVYGPASDPIVFVGDGDLRPRLQRSLTDVVAGLGLLGLASLFVQWGAERLASPARDSVLGPASPTAASPDPGGSLVWLVFEVFEPGLLFFCGCLTVLSLAVYVARR from the coding sequence ATGTCGGGACTCATCGACCAGATTCAACAACGCACAGCGGCACCCGACGAGACACCGCGCGTCCTCGACGTCGACGAGCGGGCGACCGACGAGGTGCTCGACGCGCTGGCGTCGGACACCGGCCGGGCGCTGTTCCGGACGCTGTTCGACCAGCCGGGAACGCCCTCGGAGATAGCCGAGCGGTGTGACACCTCCGTCCAGAACGTCCACTACCACGTGACGAACCTCCGAGAGGCCGGCCTCATCGAACCCATAGAGACTGTCTACTCCGAGAAGGGCAACGAGATGACCGTCTACGGGCCGGCGAGCGACCCCATCGTCTTCGTCGGCGACGGCGACCTGCGGCCACGCCTGCAGCGATCGCTGACAGACGTGGTCGCGGGCCTCGGATTGCTCGGCCTCGCGAGCCTGTTCGTCCAGTGGGGGGCAGAACGGCTCGCAAGTCCTGCCAGAGACAGTGTCCTCGGACCCGCCAGCCCCACGGCGGCCTCGCCGGACCCCGGCGGGTCGCTCGTGTGGCTGGTCTTCGAAGTGTTCGAACCCGGACTCCTGTTTTTCTGTGGCTGTCTGACCGTCCTCAGCCTGGCCGTCTACGTCGCTCGGCGGTAG
- a CDS encoding S8 family serine peptidase — translation MPDRAHVATALAAVGIALLTVGIGLFAVMTTPTSAPDGTAAADADPTVATSDGEFRRLHRAGITGSNVSVGVVDVAGFDLDSRALSGHVRETRAFGRGGVRGDANSHGTATATVLARTAPDAALYLARVGGVDSYRRAVEWLTRRDVDVIVAPVSFYGQPGDGTGPVARTVERATDDGTLVVAPAGNLADSHWQGTYDRTAVDDGVLQFDAESRRNRLRGGTRVTMWLSWERAHAGEDYTLELYRENGSSPRLVARSQAYRADDVPNERIVADVSPGEYFVVVRGPQDPTGARLRVVSPTHELQHSTPSGSLVAPATAHGVLAVGAYNSRVDRVEPFSSRGPTADGRTGIDVVAPDRRFAAVSDRGFVGSSAAVPYVGGTAALVLAADDSLSPRHVELLLELTSEDVAATGVDYATGHGEVDPVAAVRAADNRTAADGSETG, via the coding sequence ATGCCTGACCGGGCCCACGTCGCGACGGCGCTGGCGGCCGTCGGGATCGCGCTCCTCACCGTCGGAATCGGGCTGTTCGCGGTGATGACGACGCCGACGTCGGCACCCGACGGGACCGCGGCCGCCGACGCGGACCCGACGGTCGCGACCAGCGACGGTGAGTTCCGGCGGCTCCACCGGGCCGGGATAACCGGTTCGAACGTCTCTGTCGGGGTGGTCGACGTCGCCGGGTTCGACCTCGATTCGCGCGCGCTGTCGGGCCACGTCCGAGAGACCCGTGCGTTCGGTCGGGGCGGGGTACGTGGTGATGCCAACAGCCACGGCACAGCCACCGCGACCGTCCTCGCTCGGACCGCGCCCGACGCTGCCCTCTACCTGGCGCGGGTCGGCGGGGTCGACAGTTATCGGCGGGCAGTCGAGTGGTTGACCCGCCGTGACGTCGACGTGATCGTCGCCCCGGTCTCGTTCTACGGCCAGCCCGGCGACGGGACCGGCCCCGTGGCCCGAACCGTCGAACGAGCCACCGACGACGGGACACTCGTGGTCGCGCCCGCCGGGAACCTCGCGGACTCCCACTGGCAGGGGACCTACGACCGCACCGCCGTCGACGACGGCGTCCTCCAGTTCGACGCCGAGAGCCGGCGCAACAGGCTCCGGGGCGGAACGCGGGTGACGATGTGGCTGTCGTGGGAGCGGGCCCACGCCGGCGAGGACTACACGCTCGAGCTGTACCGCGAGAACGGGAGTTCCCCGCGCCTGGTCGCCCGCTCACAGGCCTATCGCGCGGACGACGTGCCGAACGAGCGGATCGTCGCCGACGTCTCGCCGGGCGAGTACTTCGTCGTCGTCCGCGGCCCGCAGGACCCGACCGGTGCCCGCCTCCGCGTCGTCTCGCCCACCCACGAGTTACAGCATTCGACCCCGAGTGGGAGCCTGGTCGCCCCGGCGACGGCCCACGGGGTACTCGCGGTCGGGGCGTACAACAGTCGGGTCGACCGGGTCGAACCGTTCAGTTCGCGCGGGCCGACGGCCGACGGCCGGACGGGCATCGACGTGGTCGCTCCGGACCGTCGGTTCGCCGCCGTCTCCGACCGGGGGTTCGTCGGGTCGTCGGCGGCCGTCCCCTACGTCGGCGGGACCGCCGCACTCGTGCTGGCCGCGGACGACTCGCTCTCGCCGCGACACGTCGAACTCCTGCTCGAACTCACGAGCGAGGACGTCGCGGCGACCGGCGTCGACTACGCGACCGGCCACGGCGAGGTCGACCCCGTCGCAGCGGTCCGCGCGGCCGACAACCGGACGGCGGCAGACGGGAGCGAGACCGGTTAA
- the trpB gene encoding tryptophan synthase subunit beta — MSEGDFEGYGGRHVPEPLKEPLEQLATAYDDIKDTDAFREELDGLLRDFAGRPTPLFHAENLSERWGADIFLKREDLLHGGAHKINNTLGQALLAKKASRPRLIAETGAGQHGTATAMAGALLDLDTEIYMGKKDVERQKMNVFRMRLMGAEVNEVTRGDEGLADAVDAALEDFAQNIEDTHYLVGSVVGPDPFPRMVRDFQSVIGREAREQFQERTGGLPDAAVACVGGGSNAMGLFHAFRDDDVAFYGAEGGGEGSDSPRHAAPLAKGHEGVIHGMKTRVIDEDVEVHSVSAGLDYPGVGPEHAMFREVGRAEYRGITDDEALAAFRELSEAEGIIPALETSHGIAFAKQLAETGEHDTILVNLSGRGDKDMEQAADLFDLS, encoded by the coding sequence ATGTCCGAAGGAGACTTCGAGGGCTACGGTGGACGACACGTCCCCGAACCCCTCAAAGAGCCCCTCGAACAGCTGGCGACCGCGTACGACGACATCAAGGACACCGACGCGTTCCGCGAGGAACTGGACGGGCTCTTGCGGGACTTCGCCGGGCGGCCGACGCCCCTGTTTCACGCCGAGAACCTGAGCGAGCGGTGGGGGGCCGATATCTTCCTCAAGCGCGAGGACCTGCTCCACGGGGGAGCCCACAAGATCAACAACACGCTGGGCCAGGCCCTGCTGGCGAAGAAGGCCAGCCGACCTCGACTCATCGCCGAGACTGGGGCGGGCCAGCACGGCACCGCGACGGCGATGGCCGGCGCGCTGCTCGACCTCGACACGGAGATCTACATGGGCAAGAAGGACGTCGAGCGCCAGAAGATGAACGTCTTCAGGATGCGCCTGATGGGCGCGGAGGTCAACGAGGTCACGCGGGGCGACGAGGGCCTTGCCGACGCCGTCGACGCCGCGCTGGAGGACTTCGCGCAGAACATCGAAGACACCCACTATCTCGTCGGGAGCGTCGTCGGCCCGGACCCGTTCCCGCGGATGGTCCGGGACTTCCAGAGCGTCATCGGCCGCGAGGCCCGCGAGCAGTTCCAGGAACGCACCGGCGGCCTCCCCGACGCGGCCGTCGCCTGCGTCGGTGGCGGGAGCAACGCCATGGGGCTTTTCCACGCGTTCCGGGACGACGACGTGGCCTTCTACGGTGCGGAGGGCGGCGGCGAGGGGTCGGACTCGCCCCGACACGCCGCCCCGCTGGCGAAGGGCCACGAGGGCGTCATCCACGGGATGAAGACCCGTGTCATCGACGAGGACGTCGAGGTCCACTCGGTCTCTGCGGGCCTGGACTACCCCGGCGTCGGCCCCGAACATGCCATGTTCCGTGAGGTCGGTCGCGCGGAGTACCGCGGCATCACGGACGACGAGGCGCTCGCGGCGTTCCGGGAACTCTCCGAGGCGGAGGGCATCATCCCCGCCCTGGAGACGAGCCACGGCATCGCCTTCGCGAAGCAACTCGCCGAAACCGGCGAGCACGACACCATCCTCGTGAACCTCTCCGGGCGCGGCGACAAGGACATGGAGCAGGCGGCCGACCTCTTCGACCTCTCCTGA
- a CDS encoding diacylglycerol/lipid kinase family protein, whose product MQLGSRRCILNPASGDGEHADYVPRLMRARGFEVSETAAAGDGVELGRAAGEAGASKVAVCGGDGTINEVVRGLAAAGHLGDVTLSVVPAGTANLLARNIGVSDVEHGVDVADTGTTRTVDVGLADGEPFLVSCIAGLPADASVATSGALKERFGTLAFLVTGAQEALEFDGLHIDVDAVGVDGPFTWEGEALCLLVGNSRQFVGEGGQADMEDGLLDVAIVERMPPTNLVAEAVGHRLFAADTPGVTHVRAEEISVTGHHEPITFSRDGELSTHDTLALTVETQVLDLRVGPDYDPTPE is encoded by the coding sequence ATGCAACTGGGGTCACGGCGCTGTATCCTCAATCCGGCCAGCGGCGACGGCGAGCACGCCGACTACGTGCCGCGGCTGATGCGGGCCCGCGGGTTCGAGGTGTCCGAGACGGCGGCGGCCGGTGACGGAGTCGAGCTTGGTCGGGCGGCCGGCGAAGCAGGTGCGTCGAAGGTGGCGGTCTGTGGCGGTGACGGGACCATCAACGAGGTGGTCCGGGGCCTGGCGGCGGCCGGCCACCTCGGCGACGTGACGCTGAGCGTCGTCCCGGCCGGGACGGCGAACCTGCTGGCCCGGAACATCGGGGTCAGCGACGTCGAACACGGCGTCGACGTCGCCGACACGGGAACCACCCGGACCGTCGACGTCGGCCTCGCCGACGGCGAGCCGTTCCTGGTGTCGTGTATCGCCGGCCTCCCGGCGGACGCGAGCGTCGCGACCTCCGGCGCACTCAAGGAACGGTTCGGCACGCTCGCCTTCCTCGTCACGGGCGCCCAGGAGGCCCTGGAGTTCGATGGCCTCCACATCGACGTGGACGCGGTGGGCGTCGACGGACCGTTCACCTGGGAGGGCGAGGCGCTGTGCCTGCTGGTCGGGAACTCACGGCAGTTCGTCGGCGAGGGCGGTCAGGCCGACATGGAGGACGGTCTGCTGGACGTCGCTATCGTCGAGCGGATGCCCCCCACGAACCTGGTCGCCGAGGCCGTCGGCCACCGGCTGTTCGCGGCTGACACCCCCGGCGTGACGCACGTCCGCGCCGAGGAGATATCCGTGACCGGCCACCACGAGCCCATCACGTTCAGCCGCGACGGGGAACTGAGCACCCACGACACGCTGGCCCTGACCGTCGAAACGCAGGTCCTCGACCTTCGGGTCGGCCCGGACTACGACCCGACGCCGGAGTGA
- a CDS encoding TrmB family transcriptional regulator, which yields MAKIELTSSQRAAMTALVNEYDSTGEPVKGDVIAAAVDRTPGTVRNQMQHLKDLSLVEGLTGPNGGYKPTPLAYDALGREEIDDPRTMTLARNNERVDITVDGIRLSSVHHPEECRAHIHLQESFTQFDIGDAVVVGPTPLSRLLVAGVVEAVDESNNEIIVDIAQLEAPVEGPD from the coding sequence ATGGCCAAAATCGAGTTGACCAGCAGCCAGCGGGCGGCGATGACGGCCCTGGTCAACGAATACGACTCGACCGGCGAACCGGTGAAAGGCGACGTCATCGCCGCGGCCGTCGACCGGACGCCGGGGACCGTCCGGAACCAGATGCAACACCTGAAGGACCTCTCGCTGGTCGAGGGACTCACCGGCCCGAACGGCGGGTACAAGCCGACGCCGCTCGCCTACGATGCGCTGGGCCGCGAGGAGATCGACGACCCCCGGACGATGACGCTGGCCCGGAACAACGAGCGCGTCGACATCACCGTCGACGGCATCCGGTTGAGCAGCGTCCACCATCCCGAGGAGTGTCGCGCCCACATCCACCTCCAGGAGTCGTTCACCCAGTTCGATATCGGTGACGCGGTGGTGGTCGGCCCGACGCCGCTCTCGAGGCTCCTGGTCGCCGGCGTGGTCGAGGCCGTCGACGAGTCGAACAACGAGATAATCGTGGACATCGCCCAGCTGGAAGCCCCGGTCGAGGGGCCGGACTAG
- a CDS encoding AMP-binding protein — MAPDSLEEMDTIVHEPTQAFVESTNVWSFMQAYDIDDYEALVERTTTDVPGEPDSGVEWFWDVLPDYLGIDFFDEPVRVRDDSDGPQYTEWYPGGSINAAHNALDRHAARDSGARNHVALIWEGEPGDVREITFYDLNRQASKVANYLESVGVETGDTVGLYMPMVPEVASILYGCLKVGAIAVPIFSGFGVDATATRLADADCSVLFTADGFHRRGSEVHLKGTADEAIKQAGTPVEHTVVYDRIGMADDPDETLTWTTRDERWAKAIESQADAYASKHLPADQESMLLYSSGTTGEPKGIVQTHAGALLQAAKEVYFGFDHKPSDRFFWVSDIGWMMGPWTLLGNHALGGTVFMYEGAPDYPEPDRFWAMIDRHDITTFGVSPTAVRALRKQGDDWLEGHDLSSLRLLGSTGEPWDPESWRWFYEEVGNEACPIINISGGTEIMGCFLMPMPIQSLKPGTLGGPGLGMAVDIVDSNGNSVTDAHERGFLVARDSCPSMTKSLWSGDERYVEEYWSHWADLWDHGDWAQKDADGFWFLHGRADDALNVAGRKVGPAEVEGAAMEHRAVNQAAAVGVPDDTTGTAVVLYVVVDADARESDDLREEIRATVGQALGKPFRPREVLFVDEFPKTQSGKIVRRAVTSVYRDEDVGDTSSIENPVALEEVDEAR; from the coding sequence ATGGCTCCGGACTCGCTCGAAGAGATGGACACCATCGTCCACGAACCGACACAGGCGTTCGTCGAGTCGACGAACGTCTGGTCGTTCATGCAGGCGTACGACATCGACGACTACGAAGCGCTCGTCGAGCGGACGACGACCGACGTACCCGGTGAACCAGACTCGGGCGTCGAGTGGTTCTGGGACGTGCTGCCCGACTACCTGGGCATCGACTTCTTCGACGAGCCCGTCCGCGTCCGCGACGACTCGGACGGGCCACAGTACACCGAGTGGTACCCCGGCGGGAGCATCAACGCCGCCCACAACGCGCTGGACCGCCACGCCGCCCGCGACAGCGGCGCGCGGAACCACGTCGCGCTCATCTGGGAGGGCGAACCCGGCGACGTCCGCGAAATCACCTTCTACGACCTGAACCGCCAGGCGAGTAAGGTGGCGAACTACCTGGAGTCGGTCGGTGTCGAGACCGGCGACACCGTGGGGCTGTACATGCCGATGGTGCCCGAAGTCGCGTCGATTCTCTACGGCTGTCTGAAGGTCGGTGCCATCGCCGTCCCCATCTTCTCTGGCTTCGGCGTCGACGCGACGGCGACCCGCCTGGCCGACGCCGACTGTTCGGTGCTGTTCACGGCCGACGGATTCCACCGCCGGGGCAGCGAGGTCCACCTCAAGGGAACGGCCGACGAGGCCATCAAGCAGGCCGGGACCCCGGTCGAACACACCGTCGTCTACGACCGCATCGGGATGGCCGACGACCCCGACGAGACGCTGACCTGGACCACCCGCGACGAGCGGTGGGCGAAGGCCATCGAGTCACAGGCCGACGCGTACGCGAGCAAGCACCTCCCCGCTGACCAGGAGTCGATGCTGCTGTACTCCTCGGGGACGACGGGGGAACCGAAGGGTATCGTCCAGACGCACGCGGGCGCGCTCCTCCAGGCGGCTAAAGAGGTCTACTTCGGCTTCGACCACAAACCATCGGACCGCTTCTTCTGGGTGAGCGACATCGGCTGGATGATGGGGCCCTGGACGCTGCTGGGGAACCACGCCCTCGGCGGGACGGTGTTCATGTACGAGGGGGCGCCCGACTACCCCGAGCCCGACCGGTTCTGGGCGATGATAGACCGACACGACATCACGACGTTCGGTGTCTCGCCGACGGCGGTTCGCGCCCTCCGAAAACAGGGCGACGACTGGCTCGAGGGCCACGACCTCTCGAGCCTCCGCCTGCTCGGGTCGACGGGCGAGCCCTGGGACCCCGAGTCCTGGCGCTGGTTCTACGAGGAGGTCGGCAACGAGGCGTGCCCGATAATCAACATCTCCGGGGGGACCGAGATAATGGGGTGTTTCCTGATGCCGATGCCCATCCAGTCGCTCAAGCCGGGGACGCTGGGCGGGCCGGGGCTGGGGATGGCCGTCGACATCGTGGACAGCAACGGGAACTCCGTCACGGACGCACACGAGCGGGGGTTCCTGGTGGCCCGTGACTCCTGTCCGTCGATGACGAAGTCGCTGTGGTCCGGCGACGAGCGGTACGTCGAGGAGTACTGGTCGCACTGGGCGGACCTCTGGGACCACGGCGACTGGGCACAGAAGGACGCAGACGGCTTCTGGTTCCTCCACGGGCGGGCCGACGACGCGCTGAACGTCGCCGGCCGGAAGGTCGGTCCAGCGGAGGTCGAGGGCGCGGCGATGGAACACCGAGCAGTCAACCAGGCGGCGGCCGTCGGCGTCCCGGACGACACGACAGGGACAGCGGTGGTCCTCTACGTCGTCGTCGACGCGGACGCGAGGGAGTCCGACGACCTGCGAGAGGAGATCCGCGCGACGGTCGGCCAGGCGCTGGGCAAGCCGTTCCGCCCGCGCGAGGTGCTGTTCGTCGACGAGTTCCCCAAGACACAGAGCGGCAAGATCGTCCGGCGGGCCGTCACCTCGGTCTACCGCGACGAGGACGTGGGGGACACGTCGAGTATCGAAAACCCGGTCGCGCTAGAGGAGGTCGACGAGGCCCGCTAG
- a CDS encoding GNAT family N-acetyltransferase, which yields MYVRDAKNREEVWLLDHIEAMGLDDTAFRSRDYVLAIDEESHEKAGFGRIRIHKTNDGEVCELTSIGVLEEWEGQGVGAHVIERLVEYAADESFDVVYSLTNAADYLVQFGFEPIEPAQLPDRLRERLTEKQEELQPDAVPLRLQVDRFRMSGELRDRFKQASIDDQATSEPEEGPEDFGIDPEEATYKYDTGR from the coding sequence ATGTACGTCAGGGATGCGAAAAACCGTGAGGAGGTCTGGTTGCTGGACCACATCGAGGCGATGGGGCTTGACGACACGGCGTTCCGCTCGCGGGACTACGTCCTGGCGATCGACGAGGAGTCCCACGAGAAGGCCGGGTTCGGCCGTATCCGCATCCACAAGACCAACGACGGCGAGGTCTGCGAACTGACGAGCATCGGCGTCCTGGAGGAGTGGGAGGGACAGGGCGTGGGCGCCCACGTCATCGAACGGCTCGTCGAGTACGCCGCCGACGAGTCGTTCGACGTCGTCTACTCGCTGACGAACGCGGCGGACTACCTGGTCCAGTTCGGCTTCGAACCCATCGAACCGGCCCAGCTCCCCGACCGGCTCCGCGAGCGGTTGACCGAGAAACAGGAGGAGCTCCAACCCGACGCGGTCCCCCTGCGTCTCCAGGTCGACCGCTTCCGGATGTCCGGGGAACTCCGCGACCGGTTCAAGCAGGCGTCCATCGACGACCAGGCGACGAGTGAGCCCGAGGAGGGTCCCGAGGACTTCGGTATCGACCCCGAAGAGGCGACCTACAAGTACGACACCGGCCGCTGA
- a CDS encoding FKBP-type peptidyl-prolyl cis-trans isomerase — MAIEQGDGVTIEYVGRFEDGSVFDTSRAAVARDHGLQEAQGTEDGDYAPLSFTVGAGEIIEGIDAALVGMAEGDEATIRVPPEQAYGETDPERVREYDPETFEAMVGKPAEPGLHVHAENGLHGDVTAVNEDTVEVDFNHELAGQTLVFDIEVVDVR, encoded by the coding sequence ATGGCTATCGAGCAGGGCGACGGCGTCACCATCGAGTACGTGGGCCGGTTCGAGGACGGTAGCGTGTTCGACACGTCGCGAGCGGCCGTCGCCAGGGACCACGGCCTCCAGGAGGCACAGGGGACCGAGGACGGCGACTACGCGCCCCTCTCGTTCACCGTCGGTGCGGGGGAGATTATCGAGGGCATCGACGCGGCGCTCGTCGGCATGGCCGAGGGTGACGAAGCAACCATCCGGGTACCGCCGGAGCAGGCCTACGGTGAGACCGACCCCGAGCGGGTCCGGGAGTACGACCCCGAGACGTTCGAGGCGATGGTCGGCAAGCCGGCGGAACCGGGGCTCCACGTCCACGCCGAGAACGGGCTCCACGGCGACGTGACCGCCGTCAACGAGGACACCGTCGAGGTCGATTTCAACCACGAACTCGCCGGGCAGACCCTCGTCTTCGACATCGAGGTCGTCGACGTCCGGTAG
- a CDS encoding DUF7344 domain-containing protein encodes MEERESSLSELFEILSHEYRRRILIAVGQHNPQDIDSITSESVADGAEDEPLEVLQQRLFHVHLPKLDKAGFVNWDQDTGVVTRGPRFEEIEPLLTLMREHRDELPDGWP; translated from the coding sequence ATAGAGGAGAGGGAGAGCTCACTGAGTGAGCTGTTCGAGATCCTCAGCCACGAGTACCGCCGTCGCATTCTCATAGCCGTTGGACAACACAATCCGCAGGACATAGACAGCATTACGTCGGAATCGGTCGCAGACGGAGCCGAAGACGAACCGCTCGAAGTACTACAGCAGCGACTCTTCCACGTCCATCTCCCGAAACTGGACAAGGCAGGGTTCGTCAACTGGGACCAGGACACCGGTGTCGTCACACGGGGCCCACGGTTCGAAGAGATAGAACCGCTCCTTACACTGATGCGCGAACATCGGGACGAGTTGCCGGACGGCTGGCCATAA